One window of Methanofastidiosum sp. genomic DNA carries:
- a CDS encoding PAS domain S-box protein, whose protein sequence is MDHADEKISFGNPLIIVSVYLVIGVIWILFSDAFLATRIIDIPKLIFFQSFKDILFIFLTSLLIFYLINRGFNKIKSSQIIMTDAERKHKIILDTVGDIILYVDKYGKILEINKRVETKLGYKKLELIGKSFMGVGIIDVKHVPALAKMFRQGINNNSDEKIELELKHKDGDIIIVEADNKFIIDKGEVIGAVTAFRDITERKKALVQIENNIEHFAHLIDHIRNPLAILNTFTQVRINDPEIKQTLLTNIDRIDEVIKQLDEGWMDTEDTRKFLKNYK, encoded by the coding sequence ATGGACCATGCAGATGAAAAAATTTCTTTTGGTAATCCCCTCATCATTGTCAGTGTTTATCTAGTTATAGGGGTCATATGGATTCTATTTTCTGATGCCTTTCTTGCAACACGTATAATAGATATACCGAAATTGATTTTTTTTCAATCTTTTAAGGATATTTTATTTATTTTTTTGACTTCATTGTTGATCTTCTATCTCATCAATCGTGGATTTAACAAAATAAAATCGTCTCAAATAATAATGACCGACGCTGAAAGAAAACATAAGATTATACTTGATACAGTTGGAGACATTATCCTCTATGTTGATAAATATGGAAAAATACTAGAGATAAATAAAAGAGTTGAAACTAAATTAGGCTACAAAAAATTAGAATTAATTGGAAAAAGTTTTATGGGAGTTGGAATAATTGATGTTAAACATGTTCCAGCTTTAGCTAAAATGTTCAGACAAGGCATAAATAATAATTCTGATGAAAAAATAGAACTTGAATTAAAACATAAAGATGGTGACATCATTATAGTAGAAGCTGATAATAAATTTATTATAGATAAGGGCGAAGTTATAGGTGCAGTAACTGCATTTAGGGACATTACCGAAAGAAAGAAAGCTTTAGTTCAAATAGAGAATAATATTGAACATTTTGCCCATCTAATTGATCATATTAGGAATCCATTAGCAATACTTAATACTTTCACTCAGGTTAGAATTAATGATCCAGAAATAAAACAGACTCTATTAACAAACATTGATAGAATTGATGAAGTTATAAAACAATTGGACGAAGGGTGGATGGATACTGAAGATACTAGAAAATTTTTGAAAAATTATAAATAA
- a CDS encoding iron-sulfur cluster assembly scaffold protein, with protein MKFPYSEKVLEHFRHPHNVGKLENPDGKATEGSPACGDMVSVYIQVNPETKVIEDIKFESYGCASNIATGSIITDMAKGKTLEEAKKITWQQAADALGGLPTIKAHCSVLAVEGLRAAIQNYEEKHGIIAEKIPTTIEVVNNRLKKVMNPLTGLDVVRTNLIKKIEIDSGKVFLTIDLPSNHQFANSIREETKEKIETLWDVKEVIIEFID; from the coding sequence TAATGTAGGTAAACTAGAAAATCCTGATGGCAAAGCAACTGAAGGAAGTCCTGCATGTGGAGACATGGTTTCAGTCTATATACAAGTAAATCCTGAAACTAAAGTTATTGAGGATATTAAATTTGAATCTTATGGTTGCGCATCAAATATCGCAACTGGTTCGATCATTACAGATATGGCCAAAGGTAAAACTCTTGAAGAAGCGAAGAAAATCACATGGCAGCAGGCAGCAGATGCTTTAGGCGGATTACCTACAATAAAAGCGCATTGCTCGGTATTAGCAGTTGAAGGATTGAGGGCAGCAATACAAAATTATGAAGAAAAACACGGAATCATTGCTGAAAAAATACCTACAACAATTGAGGTCGTAAATAATAGATTGAAGAAAGTAATGAATCCTTTAACTGGGCTTGATGTTGTAAGAACAAATCTCATTAAAAAGATAGAAATTGACAGTGGCAAAGTTTTTCTCACAATTGATTTACCGTCTAATCATCAATTCGCCAATTCGATAAGAGAAGAGACTAAAGAAAAGATTGAAACTTTATGGGATGTAAAAGAAGTAATTATTGAATTTATAGACTAA